One segment of Brassica napus cultivar Da-Ae chromosome C3, Da-Ae, whole genome shotgun sequence DNA contains the following:
- the LOC111204466 gene encoding uncharacterized protein LOC111204466, translated as MAPRPRPAAPAPTYADFFGDGSSSSGPSSSSGTVPDSHTSRRVSLTPPPLPSQMPPPPAPPVAPDQPAPPAAVHPDLRVPAHAPFARYTVEDLLAQPGREGLHVLDPDRPPETMKGYYDGPYPNWTMTPDHVKTTWFKCFSQRWNWSVGITERVKSEFIAKAKTRLCNTVSDWKDKWEIYGYEGKPSGVTKEAWDGLITYWNEPSSIRKANSCSASRRTRDKDGHLPMVHRTGQKPHAGIRLEAMTHASPDGVFVDPASEKLFNPVASRVEEQETQLTQQSADGLPVKLSTEEVDRIFEGVAPRKKGRTVGIGSVNEVARATSSYYSRRDEDNDRMQARMDTQQQRLDSLSRSALAERRAALGMSQPDPEAGTSTDPNPSANYFDDDDVGL; from the exons atggctcctagaccgAGACCAGCAGCTCCTGCACCTACGTATGCGGATTTTTTTGGCGATGGATCTTCCTCtagcggtccatcgtcttcttccGGGACAGTTCCGGACTCTCACACATCTCGGAGAGTTTCTTTGacccctcctcctcttccatctCAGATGCCTCCCCCACCAGCTCCACCTGTCGCCCCGGATCAGCCTGCCCCACCGGCTGCAGTTCATCCCGATTTGCGGGTGCCAGCTCATGCACCATTCGCAAGATACACCgtcgaggatttgcttgcccagcccggACGAGAGGGTTTACACGTTctggaccccgatagacccccgg aGACGATGAAGGGATATTATGACGGCCCTTATCCCAACTGGACCATGACTCCCGATCACGTCAAGacgacgtggtttaaatgtttttcg cAAAGGTGGAACTGGTCCgtaggaatcaccgagagggtgaagagcGAATTTATTGCAAAGGCGAAAACTCGTCTTTGCAACAccgtctccgattggaaggacaagtgggagatttaCGGCTATGAGGGGAAGCCGAGCGGGGTCACAAAGGAAgcatgggatggcctcatcacctattggaacgaacccaGCTCCATCCGCAAAGCCAACTCCTGCTCCGCTTCCCGAAGAACGAGGGATAAAGATGGCCATTTGCCCATGGTTCATAGAACCGGCCAAAAACCCCATGCCGGAATTCGTctcgaagct atgactcacgcctcaCCAGatggagtttttgtggatcctgcatccgaGAAACTCTTCAACCCTGTGGCGTCTCGGGTTGAAGAGCAAGAGACGCAACTTACCCAACAGTCTgcagatggattacccgtcaagtTGTCAACCGAAGAGGTCGACCGGATCTTCGAGGgg gtggctcctagaaagaagggAAGGACGGTCGGAATAGGTtccgttaacgaagttgcaagggcgacTTCGTCATACTATTCGAGACGGGACGAGGACAACGACCGGATGCAGGCTCGCATGGATACCCAGCAGCAGCGTTTGGACTCTCTCTCGAGG AGTGCTTTGGCAGAGAGACGAGCAGCTCTCGGGATGAGCCAGCCGGATCCCGAAGCAGGAACGTCTACAGACCCGAACCCCTCAGCCAACTACTTCGATGACGATGATGTTGgcctttag
- the LOC125574804 gene encoding protein LHY-like isoform X4 encodes MDTNTSDGPGEELLTKARKPYTITKQRERWTEDEHDRFLEALRLYGRAWLRIQEHIGTKTAVQIRSHAQKFFTKKTSTGKENQEENCSGVNKYPLPNKVVTPGKLKTFMESSDPSLRKASADNETSKASNVDNNMVHKENKDRDDDGLHSARHHPATKTSPSAATTTTSHQAFPAFSFCSFLHMSSTFSNLIMSTLLQNPAVHAAATFAASALPFTTNAGASSTQMSSSPPTIAAIVAATVAAATAWWASHGLLPTPVPLPAVSVPTPAAMDNVRNDQLEKQSTAFQEQNMASKSPDSSSDDSEETGITKLKADGDKEEVVAALQDSNVSHKKNPVDRSSCGSNTPSGSDVETDALEKEKEADANQPSVIELSNRRSKIRDNNNNQTTDSWKEVSQGGRIAFQALFARERLPQSFSPPQAAEDLNGKQISDTSMPLAHNNLNKIQDSCKADQESAVDEEPGKSLKMRETGFKPYKRCSMEAKESQVGNANNHNDEKVCCKRLRLEAEAST; translated from the exons ATGGATACAAATACATCTGATGGACCTGGTGAAGAATTATTAACTAAG GCAAGAAAGCCATATACAATAACAAAGCAGCGAGAACGATGGACTGAGGACGAGCATGATAGGTTTCTTGAAGCCTTGAGGCTTTATGGACGAGCTTGGCTACGTATCCAAG AACATATTGGGACAAAGACTGCTGTTCAGATCAGAAGCCATGCACAAAAGTTCTTCACAAAG AAAACATCAACTGGGAAAGAAAATCAAGAAGAGAACTGCTCAGGGGTGAACAAGTATCCCTTACCAAATAAAGTAGTAACTCCAGGGAAACTAAAGACATTCATGGAATCTTCTGATCCGTCGTTAAGAAAG GCAAGTGCCGATAATGAAACAAGCAAGGCTTCAAATGTGGACAACAACATGGTTCATAAGGAGAACAAAGACAGAGATGATGATGGTCTGCACAGCGCAAGGCATCATCCAGCTACTAAAACTTCACCATCTGCTGCTACTACTACAACTTCCCATCAAGCGTTTCCAGCATTCTCTTTCTGCTCGTTTCTCCACATGTCTTCTACTTTCTCCAATCTTATCATGTCTACACTCCTACAGAATCCTGCTGTTCATGCTGCAGCCACATTCGCTGCTTCGGCCTTGCCCTTTACTACTAATGCCGGAGCCTCATCAACGCAAATGAGCTCTTCTCCTCCAACTATAGCTGCCATCGTTGCTGCTACAGTAGCTGCCGCAACTGCTTGGTGGGCTTCTCATGGACTTCTTCCTACTCCAGTCCCATTACCAGCCGTCTCAGTTCCAACTCCAGCTGCTATGGATAACGTCCGAAATGATCAACTTGAGAAACAAAGCACGGCCTTTCAAGAACAAAACATGGCTTCAAAATCTCCAGATTCATCATCCGACGATTCAGAGGAGACTGGAATTACCAAGCTAAAGGCTGACGGTGACAAGGAGGAAGTTGTTGCTGCTTTGCAAGATTCAAACGTTTCCCACAAGAAAAATCCAGTGGACCGCTCATCGTGTGGGTCAAACACACCTTCAGGCAGTGACGTGGAAACAGACGCattggagaaagaaaaagaggcAGATGCAAACCAGCCAAGTGTTATTGAGTTAAGCAACCGTCGGAGTAAAATcagagacaacaacaacaaccaaacTACTGATTCATGGAAGGAAGTCTCTCAAGgg GGTCGTATAGCATTTCAGGCTCTCTTTGCAAGAGAGAGGTTGCCACAAAGCTTTTCACCTCCTCAAGCAGCAGAGGATTTGAATGGAAAACAAATTAGCGACACGTCAATGCCATTGGCTCATAATAACTTGAACAAGATTCAAGATTCTTGTAAAGCAGACCAAGAAAGCGCAGTGGATGAAGAACCGGGGAAGAGTCTTAAAATGAGAGAGACAGGGTTTAAGCCATACAAGAGATGTTCCATGGAAGCGAAAGAGAGCCAAGTTGGAAACGCAAACAATCACAATGATGAAAAGGTCTGCTGCAAGAGGCTTCGTCTGGAAGCAGAAGCTTCAACATAA
- the LOC125574804 gene encoding protein LHY-like isoform X3, which produces MDTNTSDGPGEELLTKARKPYTITKQRERWTEDEHDRFLEALRLYGRAWLRIQEHIGTKTAVQIRSHAQKFFTKLEKEAEAKGIKALDIEIPPPRPKRKPNVPYPRKPGPSSSQCNQPQKTSTGKENQEENCSGVNKYPLPNKVVTPGKLKTFMESSDPSLRKASADNETSKASNVDNNMVHKENKDRDDDGLHSARHHPATKTSPSAATTTTSHQAFPAFSFCSFLHMSSTFSNLIMSTLLQNPAVHAAATFAASALPFTTNAGASSTQMSSSPPTIAAIVAATVAAATAWWASHGLLPTPVPLPAVSVPTPAAMDNVRNDQLEKQSTAFQEQNMASKSPDSSSDDSEETGITKLKADGDKEEVVAALQDSNVSHKKNPVDRSSCGSNTPSGSDVETDALEKEKEADANQPSVIELSNRRSKIRDNNNNQTTDSWKEVSQGGRIAFQALFARERLPQSFSPPQAAEDLNGKQISDTSMPLAHNNLNKIQDSCKADQESAVDEEPGKSLKMRETGFKPYKRCSMEAKESQVGNANNHNDEKVCCKRLRLEAEAST; this is translated from the exons ATGGATACAAATACATCTGATGGACCTGGTGAAGAATTATTAACTAAG GCAAGAAAGCCATATACAATAACAAAGCAGCGAGAACGATGGACTGAGGACGAGCATGATAGGTTTCTTGAAGCCTTGAGGCTTTATGGACGAGCTTGGCTACGTATCCAAG AACATATTGGGACAAAGACTGCTGTTCAGATCAGAAGCCATGCACAAAAGTTCTTCACAAAG TTGGAGAAAGAGGCTGAAGCCAAAGGCATTAAAGCTCTGGACATAGAGATTCCACCTCCTCGTCctaaaagaaaacccaatgtTCCTTATCCTCGGAAACCTGGCCCATCTTCTTCACAATGTAACCAGCCTCAG AAAACATCAACTGGGAAAGAAAATCAAGAAGAGAACTGCTCAGGGGTGAACAAGTATCCCTTACCAAATAAAGTAGTAACTCCAGGGAAACTAAAGACATTCATGGAATCTTCTGATCCGTCGTTAAGAAAG GCAAGTGCCGATAATGAAACAAGCAAGGCTTCAAATGTGGACAACAACATGGTTCATAAGGAGAACAAAGACAGAGATGATGATGGTCTGCACAGCGCAAGGCATCATCCAGCTACTAAAACTTCACCATCTGCTGCTACTACTACAACTTCCCATCAAGCGTTTCCAGCATTCTCTTTCTGCTCGTTTCTCCACATGTCTTCTACTTTCTCCAATCTTATCATGTCTACACTCCTACAGAATCCTGCTGTTCATGCTGCAGCCACATTCGCTGCTTCGGCCTTGCCCTTTACTACTAATGCCGGAGCCTCATCAACGCAAATGAGCTCTTCTCCTCCAACTATAGCTGCCATCGTTGCTGCTACAGTAGCTGCCGCAACTGCTTGGTGGGCTTCTCATGGACTTCTTCCTACTCCAGTCCCATTACCAGCCGTCTCAGTTCCAACTCCAGCTGCTATGGATAACGTCCGAAATGATCAACTTGAGAAACAAAGCACGGCCTTTCAAGAACAAAACATGGCTTCAAAATCTCCAGATTCATCATCCGACGATTCAGAGGAGACTGGAATTACCAAGCTAAAGGCTGACGGTGACAAGGAGGAAGTTGTTGCTGCTTTGCAAGATTCAAACGTTTCCCACAAGAAAAATCCAGTGGACCGCTCATCGTGTGGGTCAAACACACCTTCAGGCAGTGACGTGGAAACAGACGCattggagaaagaaaaagaggcAGATGCAAACCAGCCAAGTGTTATTGAGTTAAGCAACCGTCGGAGTAAAATcagagacaacaacaacaaccaaacTACTGATTCATGGAAGGAAGTCTCTCAAGgg GGTCGTATAGCATTTCAGGCTCTCTTTGCAAGAGAGAGGTTGCCACAAAGCTTTTCACCTCCTCAAGCAGCAGAGGATTTGAATGGAAAACAAATTAGCGACACGTCAATGCCATTGGCTCATAATAACTTGAACAAGATTCAAGATTCTTGTAAAGCAGACCAAGAAAGCGCAGTGGATGAAGAACCGGGGAAGAGTCTTAAAATGAGAGAGACAGGGTTTAAGCCATACAAGAGATGTTCCATGGAAGCGAAAGAGAGCCAAGTTGGAAACGCAAACAATCACAATGATGAAAAGGTCTGCTGCAAGAGGCTTCGTCTGGAAGCAGAAGCTTCAACATAA
- the LOC125574804 gene encoding protein LHY-like isoform X2: protein MDTNTSDGPGEELLTKARKPYTITKQRERWTEDEHDRFLEALRLYGRAWLRIQEHIGTKTAVQIRSHAQKFFTKLEKEAEAKGIKALDIEIPPPRPKRKPNVPYPRKPGPSSSQCNQPQVFLDLEKKTSTGKENQEENCSGVNKYPLPNKVVTPGKLKTFMESSDPSLRKASADNETSKASNVDNNMVHKENKDRDDDGLHSARHHPATKTSPSAATTTTSHQAFPAFSFCSFLHMSSTFSNLIMSTLLQNPAVHAAATFAASALPFTTNAGASSTQMSSSPPTIAAIVAATVAAATAWWASHGLLPTPVPLPAVSVPTPAAMDNVRNDQLEKQSTAFQEQNMASKSPDSSSDDSEETGITKLKADGDKEEVVAALQDSNVSHKKNPVDRSSCGSNTPSGSDVETDALEKEKEADANQPSVIELSNRRSKIRDNNNNQTTDSWKEVSQGGRIAFQALFARERLPQSFSPPQAAEDLNGKQISDTSMPLAHNNLNKIQDSCKADQESAVDEEPGKSLKMRETGFKPYKRCSMEAKESQVGNANNHNDEKVCCKRLRLEAEAST, encoded by the exons ATGGATACAAATACATCTGATGGACCTGGTGAAGAATTATTAACTAAG GCAAGAAAGCCATATACAATAACAAAGCAGCGAGAACGATGGACTGAGGACGAGCATGATAGGTTTCTTGAAGCCTTGAGGCTTTATGGACGAGCTTGGCTACGTATCCAAG AACATATTGGGACAAAGACTGCTGTTCAGATCAGAAGCCATGCACAAAAGTTCTTCACAAAG TTGGAGAAAGAGGCTGAAGCCAAAGGCATTAAAGCTCTGGACATAGAGATTCCACCTCCTCGTCctaaaagaaaacccaatgtTCCTTATCCTCGGAAACCTGGCCCATCTTCTTCACAATGTAACCAGCCTCAGGTCTTCTTGGATTTGGAAAAA AAAACATCAACTGGGAAAGAAAATCAAGAAGAGAACTGCTCAGGGGTGAACAAGTATCCCTTACCAAATAAAGTAGTAACTCCAGGGAAACTAAAGACATTCATGGAATCTTCTGATCCGTCGTTAAGAAAG GCAAGTGCCGATAATGAAACAAGCAAGGCTTCAAATGTGGACAACAACATGGTTCATAAGGAGAACAAAGACAGAGATGATGATGGTCTGCACAGCGCAAGGCATCATCCAGCTACTAAAACTTCACCATCTGCTGCTACTACTACAACTTCCCATCAAGCGTTTCCAGCATTCTCTTTCTGCTCGTTTCTCCACATGTCTTCTACTTTCTCCAATCTTATCATGTCTACACTCCTACAGAATCCTGCTGTTCATGCTGCAGCCACATTCGCTGCTTCGGCCTTGCCCTTTACTACTAATGCCGGAGCCTCATCAACGCAAATGAGCTCTTCTCCTCCAACTATAGCTGCCATCGTTGCTGCTACAGTAGCTGCCGCAACTGCTTGGTGGGCTTCTCATGGACTTCTTCCTACTCCAGTCCCATTACCAGCCGTCTCAGTTCCAACTCCAGCTGCTATGGATAACGTCCGAAATGATCAACTTGAGAAACAAAGCACGGCCTTTCAAGAACAAAACATGGCTTCAAAATCTCCAGATTCATCATCCGACGATTCAGAGGAGACTGGAATTACCAAGCTAAAGGCTGACGGTGACAAGGAGGAAGTTGTTGCTGCTTTGCAAGATTCAAACGTTTCCCACAAGAAAAATCCAGTGGACCGCTCATCGTGTGGGTCAAACACACCTTCAGGCAGTGACGTGGAAACAGACGCattggagaaagaaaaagaggcAGATGCAAACCAGCCAAGTGTTATTGAGTTAAGCAACCGTCGGAGTAAAATcagagacaacaacaacaaccaaacTACTGATTCATGGAAGGAAGTCTCTCAAGgg GGTCGTATAGCATTTCAGGCTCTCTTTGCAAGAGAGAGGTTGCCACAAAGCTTTTCACCTCCTCAAGCAGCAGAGGATTTGAATGGAAAACAAATTAGCGACACGTCAATGCCATTGGCTCATAATAACTTGAACAAGATTCAAGATTCTTGTAAAGCAGACCAAGAAAGCGCAGTGGATGAAGAACCGGGGAAGAGTCTTAAAATGAGAGAGACAGGGTTTAAGCCATACAAGAGATGTTCCATGGAAGCGAAAGAGAGCCAAGTTGGAAACGCAAACAATCACAATGATGAAAAGGTCTGCTGCAAGAGGCTTCGTCTGGAAGCAGAAGCTTCAACATAA
- the LOC125574804 gene encoding protein LHY-like isoform X1, with protein sequence MDTNTSDGPGEELLTKARKPYTITKQRERWTEDEHDRFLEALRLYGRAWLRIQEHIGTKTAVQIRSHAQKFFTKLEKEAEAKGIKALDIEIPPPRPKRKPNVPYPRKPGPSSSQCNQPQVFLDLEKVPISEKTSTGKENQEENCSGVNKYPLPNKVVTPGKLKTFMESSDPSLRKASADNETSKASNVDNNMVHKENKDRDDDGLHSARHHPATKTSPSAATTTTSHQAFPAFSFCSFLHMSSTFSNLIMSTLLQNPAVHAAATFAASALPFTTNAGASSTQMSSSPPTIAAIVAATVAAATAWWASHGLLPTPVPLPAVSVPTPAAMDNVRNDQLEKQSTAFQEQNMASKSPDSSSDDSEETGITKLKADGDKEEVVAALQDSNVSHKKNPVDRSSCGSNTPSGSDVETDALEKEKEADANQPSVIELSNRRSKIRDNNNNQTTDSWKEVSQGGRIAFQALFARERLPQSFSPPQAAEDLNGKQISDTSMPLAHNNLNKIQDSCKADQESAVDEEPGKSLKMRETGFKPYKRCSMEAKESQVGNANNHNDEKVCCKRLRLEAEAST encoded by the exons ATGGATACAAATACATCTGATGGACCTGGTGAAGAATTATTAACTAAG GCAAGAAAGCCATATACAATAACAAAGCAGCGAGAACGATGGACTGAGGACGAGCATGATAGGTTTCTTGAAGCCTTGAGGCTTTATGGACGAGCTTGGCTACGTATCCAAG AACATATTGGGACAAAGACTGCTGTTCAGATCAGAAGCCATGCACAAAAGTTCTTCACAAAG TTGGAGAAAGAGGCTGAAGCCAAAGGCATTAAAGCTCTGGACATAGAGATTCCACCTCCTCGTCctaaaagaaaacccaatgtTCCTTATCCTCGGAAACCTGGCCCATCTTCTTCACAATGTAACCAGCCTCAGGTCTTCTTGGATTTGGAAAAAGTGCCCATTTCTGAG AAAACATCAACTGGGAAAGAAAATCAAGAAGAGAACTGCTCAGGGGTGAACAAGTATCCCTTACCAAATAAAGTAGTAACTCCAGGGAAACTAAAGACATTCATGGAATCTTCTGATCCGTCGTTAAGAAAG GCAAGTGCCGATAATGAAACAAGCAAGGCTTCAAATGTGGACAACAACATGGTTCATAAGGAGAACAAAGACAGAGATGATGATGGTCTGCACAGCGCAAGGCATCATCCAGCTACTAAAACTTCACCATCTGCTGCTACTACTACAACTTCCCATCAAGCGTTTCCAGCATTCTCTTTCTGCTCGTTTCTCCACATGTCTTCTACTTTCTCCAATCTTATCATGTCTACACTCCTACAGAATCCTGCTGTTCATGCTGCAGCCACATTCGCTGCTTCGGCCTTGCCCTTTACTACTAATGCCGGAGCCTCATCAACGCAAATGAGCTCTTCTCCTCCAACTATAGCTGCCATCGTTGCTGCTACAGTAGCTGCCGCAACTGCTTGGTGGGCTTCTCATGGACTTCTTCCTACTCCAGTCCCATTACCAGCCGTCTCAGTTCCAACTCCAGCTGCTATGGATAACGTCCGAAATGATCAACTTGAGAAACAAAGCACGGCCTTTCAAGAACAAAACATGGCTTCAAAATCTCCAGATTCATCATCCGACGATTCAGAGGAGACTGGAATTACCAAGCTAAAGGCTGACGGTGACAAGGAGGAAGTTGTTGCTGCTTTGCAAGATTCAAACGTTTCCCACAAGAAAAATCCAGTGGACCGCTCATCGTGTGGGTCAAACACACCTTCAGGCAGTGACGTGGAAACAGACGCattggagaaagaaaaagaggcAGATGCAAACCAGCCAAGTGTTATTGAGTTAAGCAACCGTCGGAGTAAAATcagagacaacaacaacaaccaaacTACTGATTCATGGAAGGAAGTCTCTCAAGgg GGTCGTATAGCATTTCAGGCTCTCTTTGCAAGAGAGAGGTTGCCACAAAGCTTTTCACCTCCTCAAGCAGCAGAGGATTTGAATGGAAAACAAATTAGCGACACGTCAATGCCATTGGCTCATAATAACTTGAACAAGATTCAAGATTCTTGTAAAGCAGACCAAGAAAGCGCAGTGGATGAAGAACCGGGGAAGAGTCTTAAAATGAGAGAGACAGGGTTTAAGCCATACAAGAGATGTTCCATGGAAGCGAAAGAGAGCCAAGTTGGAAACGCAAACAATCACAATGATGAAAAGGTCTGCTGCAAGAGGCTTCGTCTGGAAGCAGAAGCTTCAACATAA
- the LOC111216004 gene encoding cytochrome P450 97B3, chloroplastic-like, which translates to MEEFTNLRLVQRHLLSSLILLLRHVLRENAFSYDKGVLAEILEPVMEKGLIPADLDTWKLRRRAITHAFHALYLEAMVKVFSNCSEKMILKSEKLLREKEV; encoded by the exons ATGGAGGAGTTTACAAACTTGCGTTTGGTCCAAAGGCATTTGTTGTCATCTCTGATCCTACTGTTGCGGCATGTCCTCAGAGAGAACGCGTTTTCTTATGACAAG GGAGTTCTTGCTGAGATCTTAGAACCCGTCATGGAAAAAGGGTTGATACCTGCTGACCTTGATACCTGGAAGTTAAGAAGAAGAG CTATAACTCATGCGTTCCATGCATTGTATTTGGAGGCCATGGTCAAAGTATTCAGCAACTGTTCTGAGAAAATGATACTGAAATCTGAGAAACTCTTAAGGGAGAAAGAAGTTTGA
- the LOC125584308 gene encoding 60S acidic ribosomal protein P1-1: protein MSTVGELACSYAVMILEDEGIAITADKIATLIKSAGVSCESYWPMLFAKMAEKRNVTDLIMNVGAGGGGGAPVSAAAPAAGSGGAAAAPAAEEKKKEEVAEESDGDLGFGLFD from the exons ATGTCGACAGTGGGAGAGCTTGCTTGCAGCTACGCTGTTATGATCCTCGAGGATGAGGGTATTGCCATCACG GCCGACAAGATCGCTACTTTGATCAAATCTGCTGGTGTTAGTTGTGAGTCATACTGGCCGATGTTATTCGCCAAGATGGCTGAGAAACGTAACGTCACAGACCTCATCATGAACGTTGGTGCTGGTGGGGGAGGTGGTGCACCAGTTTCTGCTGCTGCTCCAGCTGCCGGTAGTGGTGGTGCCGCAGCTGCCCCTGCCgctgaggagaagaagaag GAAGAAGTAGCAGAAGAGAGTGATGGAGATTTGGGTTTCGGCTTGTTCGACTAA
- the LOC106406995 gene encoding mitogen-activated protein kinase 11, translating into MSTGTWLGDDGSEGVAINSGRYVQYNLNGNIFEVSRKYVPLRPVGRGASGIVCAALNTETADQVAIKKIGKAFDNIIVAKRTLREIKLHKHMDHDNVVAIKDIIRPRQRDNFNDVYIVYELMDTDLHAIIRSNQPLTDAHSRFFLYQLLRGLKYVHSANVLHRDLKPSNLLVNANCDLKIGDFGLSRTRSETDLMTEYVVTRWYRAPELLLSCSEYTTAIDIWSVGCILGEIVTREPLFPGRDYIQQLRLIIQLIGSPDDSSLGFLRSDNTRRYVKQLPQYPRQNFGDRFPNMSIEAVDLLQKMLVFDPSKRITVDEALCHPYLAPFHDINEETVCERPFGFDFEQPSLTEGNIKELICRESIKFNPQDSTE; encoded by the exons atgTCGACGGGAACATGGTTGGGTGATGATGGCAGCGAAGGAGTTGCTATCAATAGTGGTCGTTATGTTCAGTATAACCTCAATGGCAATATCTTCGAAGTCTCTAGAAAGTATGTTCCTCTTCGTCCTGTCGGAAGAGGCGCTTCTGGCATCGTATG TGCTGCTTTGAATACGGAAACGGCCGATCAAGTAGCGATCAAGAAGATTGGTAAAGCATTTGACAACATTATTGTCGCCAAGAGAACTCTGAGAGAGATTAAGCTTCATAAGCATATGGATCATGACAAC GTCGTTGCCATCAAAGACATTATAAGACCAAGGCAGCGAGATAATTTCAATGACGTTTACATTGTTTACGAGTTAATGGACACTGATCTTCATGCAATCATACGCTCCAACCAACCCTTAACTGATGCACATTCTCgg ttcttTCTATATCAGTTGTTGCGAGGACTCAAATATGTGCATTCAGCTAATGTATTGCACCGTGATTTAAAACCGAGTAATTTGCTGGTGAATGCAAACTGTGACCTCAAGATTGGAGATTTTGGGCTTTCCAGGACTAGATCAGAGACAGACTTGATGACTGAATATGTTGTTACCCGTTGGTACCGAGCTCCTGAGTTGCTCCTTAGTTGCTCCGAGTACACAACAGCTATTGATATCTGGTCTGTTGGTTGTATTCTCGGTGAAATAGTTACAAGGGAGCCGTTATTCCCTGGCAGAGATTATATTCAGCAGCTTCGACTCATCATCCAG CTTATAGGTTCACCTGATGATTCAAGCCTCGGGTTCTTAAGAAGTGACAACACGAGACGATATGTAAAACAGCTTCCACAGTATCCAAGACAAAACTTTGGTGATAGGTTTCCAAACATGTCTATTGAGGCAGTTGATTTGCTGCAGAAGATGCTCGTCTTTGACCCAAGCAAACGCATAACAG TTGATGAAGCTTTGTGCCACCCATACCTAGCGCCTTTTCACGACATTAACGAAGAAACTGTGTGTGAGAGACCGTTCGGTTTTGATTTTGAGCAACCTTCTTTGACGGAAGGGAATATCAAGGAGCTTATATGTCGTGAATCAATCAAGTTTAACCCTCAAGATTCTACTGAGTGA